In a single window of the Mesoplodon densirostris isolate mMesDen1 chromosome 16, mMesDen1 primary haplotype, whole genome shotgun sequence genome:
- the ABHD16B gene encoding LOW QUALITY PROTEIN: protein ABHD16B (The sequence of the model RefSeq protein was modified relative to this genomic sequence to represent the inferred CDS: inserted 3 bases in 2 codons; substituted 1 base at 1 genomic stop codon), which yields MCVVCFVKALVHLFKIYLMANYTYNFRGWRVDFRWDDXCAAAAAGVWLLRGAALGEDAQGWPPCGARSQAQGLLQQICELPGQLASYALAHSMGRWLMYPGSMFLMTCALLPLLQQGQERLVDCYRGRRAKLAACDGNEIDTMFMDRRQRPGSHGRGLRLVICCEGNAAFYEMGCLSAPLEAGYSELGWNHLGFGGSTGAPFPQHDANAMDVVVKSTPHHLPFLPAHVVVYSWSVGGFTATWATMTYPELGVLVLDATFENLVPLALKFMPRSWKGLVVREHFNLNVAEQLCRYPGPVLLLRRTLDDVVSTSGPLRPLPSGDVEGHRGNELLLRLLQHRYPAVMAREGFAVVTRWLRASSLAQEAAFYARYRVNDNRCLALLRFYRARCEDRQEDEEAWGPHGLAFPWLVGQGLAXRRQLALFLARQHLKNVEATHCSPLXPEDFQLPWRL from the exons ATGTGCGTGGTGTGCTTTGTGAAGGCGCTAGTGCACTTGTTCAAGATCTACCTGATGGCAAACTACACCTACAACTTCCGCGGCTGGCGTGTGGACTTCCGCTGGGATGA GTgcgcggcggccgcggcgggCGTGTGGCTGCTGCGGGGCGCGGCGCTGGGCGAAGATGCGCAGGGGTGGCCGCCCTGCGGGGCGCGCAGCCAGGCACAGGGCCTCCTGCAGCAGATCTGTGAGCTGCCCGGCCAGCTCGCCAGCTACGCGCTGGCCCACTCAATGGGCCGCTGGCTCATGTACCCCGGCTCCATGTTCCTGATGACGTGCgcgctgctgccgctgctgcagCAGGGCCAGGAGCGCCTGGTGGACTGCTACCGTGGCCGGCGCGCCAAGCTGGCGGCCTGTGACGGCAACGAGATCGACACCATGTTCATGGACCGCCGCCAGCGCCCGGGCAGCCATGGCCGCGGCCTGCGCCTCGTCATCTGCTGCGAGGGCAACGCCGCCTTCTACGAGATGGGCTGTCTGTCGGCGCCGCTGGAGGCCGGCTATTCGGAGTTGGGCTGGAACCACCTGGGCTTCGGGGGCAGCACGGGCGCACCGTTCCCTCAGCACGACGCCAACGCCATGGACGTGGTGGTCAAGTCCACGCCGCACCACCTGCCCTTCCTGCCCGCGCACGTGGTGGTCTACAGCTGGTCCGTCGGCGGCTTCACGGCCACGTGGGCCACCATGACGTACCCGGAGCTGGGCGTGCTGGTGCTCGATGCCACCTTCGAAAACCTCGTGCCGCTGGCGCTGAAGTTCATGCCCCGCAGCTGGAAGGGGCTGGTGGTGCGCGAGCACTTCAATCTCAACGTGGCCGAGCAGTTGTGCCGCTACCCCGGGCCGGTGCTGCTGCTCCGGCGCACGCTGGACGACGTGGTCAGCACCTCGGGCCCCCTGCGCCCCCTGCCGTCGGGCGACGTGGAGGGCCACCGCGGCAACGAGCTGCTTCTGCGCCTGCTGCAGCACCGCTACCCCGCCGTGATGGCGCGCGAGGGCTTCGCTGTCGTGACCCGATGGCTGCGTGCCAGCAGCCTGGCGCAGGAGGCCGCCTTCTACGCGCGCTACCGCGTGAACGACAACAGGTGCCTAGCCCTCCTGCGCTTCTACCGCGCGCGCTGCGAGGACCGGCAGGAGGACGAGGAGGCCTGGGGCCCGCACGGGCTCGCTTTCCCCTGGCTAGTGGGCCAGGGCCTGG GCCGCCGGCAGCTCGCGCTGTTTCTGGCTCGCCAGCACCTCAAGAACGTGGAGGCGACCCACTGTAGTCCGCTGTAACCCGAGGACTTCCAGTTGCCCTGGAGGCTGTAG